A stretch of Halogeometricum sp. S1BR25-6 DNA encodes these proteins:
- a CDS encoding NAD(P)(+) transhydrogenase (Re/Si-specific) subunit beta — MPGIAVGLPSETLSLAYLAAGVLFILGLRDMTHPRTARRGNLISATGMAVAVGITILWFEILSPLVLFAALLVGAGIGTWLAVTVDTTDMPQLVGLFNGFGGGASALVAGAELIDLLGPSASAALPVETTTAAAITGLIGAVTFWGSVVAAGKLQGALKDPIRYSGENVLKLAVLVVAVVAGASLVAQNQLFGVLPAAEWVPSYWVVVAAASVLGVLLVIPIGGADMPVVIALLNACSGLAAATTGFALDNSVLIIAGTLVGASGVILTVIMCRSMNRTLTNVLFSGYGATDSSDEDSSDIYEGNVMSTSPEEVAMLLDIARRVVVVPGYGMAVGQAQHAVAELATLLEANDVEVVFGIHPVAGRMPGHMNVLLAEANVSYEQMQELEAVNPTFSETDVVIVTGANDVVNPTALSGEASPIAGMPVLHVWDAQTVIVNKRSLSPGYSDIPNPLFTNDNTYMLFGDAREAMQALVKAYKEGH; from the coding sequence GTGCCAGGTATCGCAGTCGGGCTCCCGTCGGAGACGCTCTCACTGGCGTACCTCGCCGCCGGCGTTCTGTTCATTCTCGGCCTTCGGGACATGACGCATCCCCGGACGGCGCGTCGCGGAAACCTGATCTCGGCGACCGGAATGGCCGTCGCGGTGGGTATCACCATCCTCTGGTTCGAGATCCTCTCACCGCTGGTCCTGTTCGCGGCGCTTCTCGTCGGAGCTGGTATCGGCACGTGGCTCGCGGTGACCGTCGACACCACGGACATGCCGCAGCTCGTCGGCCTGTTCAACGGCTTCGGCGGCGGCGCGTCCGCGCTCGTGGCCGGCGCGGAACTCATCGACCTCCTCGGACCGTCGGCGTCCGCGGCACTGCCGGTCGAGACGACGACGGCAGCGGCCATCACAGGGCTCATCGGGGCCGTCACGTTCTGGGGGAGCGTCGTGGCCGCGGGGAAGCTTCAGGGGGCTCTCAAGGACCCGATTCGCTACTCGGGGGAGAACGTCCTCAAGCTCGCGGTTCTCGTCGTTGCAGTGGTCGCGGGCGCGTCGCTCGTCGCCCAGAACCAGCTCTTCGGCGTGCTCCCGGCGGCCGAGTGGGTGCCATCCTATTGGGTGGTAGTCGCCGCCGCCTCGGTTCTCGGCGTCTTACTAGTTATTCCAATCGGTGGTGCCGACATGCCGGTCGTCATCGCCCTCCTGAACGCCTGTTCGGGATTGGCCGCCGCGACGACCGGGTTCGCGCTCGACAACAGCGTCCTCATTATCGCCGGTACCCTCGTCGGCGCGTCGGGGGTCATCCTCACAGTTATCATGTGTCGATCGATGAACCGGACGCTCACGAACGTCCTCTTCAGTGGATACGGAGCCACCGATTCCAGTGACGAGGACAGTTCCGACATCTACGAAGGGAACGTTATGTCGACCTCACCCGAGGAGGTGGCAATGCTGCTCGACATCGCGCGTCGGGTGGTCGTCGTTCCCGGATACGGGATGGCGGTCGGGCAGGCCCAGCACGCGGTCGCCGAACTCGCGACGCTCCTCGAAGCGAACGATGTCGAGGTCGTCTTTGGCATCCACCCGGTCGCCGGGCGGATGCCCGGTCACATGAACGTTCTCCTCGCCGAAGCGAACGTCTCCTACGAGCAGATGCAGGAACTGGAGGCGGTCAACCCGACCTTCTCGGAAACCGATGTCGTCATCGTCACGGGTGCAAACGACGTGGTGAATCCGACCGCCCTCTCCGGCGAGGCGAGCCCAATCGCAGGAATGCCAGTGCTCCACGTCTGGGACGCCCAGACGGTCATCGTGAATAAGCGGAGCCTCAGTCCGGGATACTCCGATATCCCGAATCCGCTGTTCACGAACGACAATACGTACATGCTGTTCGGCGACGCACGCGAGGCGATGCAAGCGCTCGTGAAAGCGTACAAGGAGGGCCACTGA
- a CDS encoding NAD(P) transhydrogenase subunit alpha has product MKIGVPDETAMGETRVALVPPVARKLIGNGLDVLVAAGAGRASRWSDDEYTAAGCEVLEDRTAVFDRSDVVLQVRGLGARLDGGADPYRDGQTIIGMLGPYAVDDATLDALADRRITAFALELLPRTGRAQSMDVLTSMASLGGYKAVVTAADALPKLFPMQMTAAGTVQPANVFVVGAGVAGLQAIATAKRLGARVWAYDIRPAVKEEVESLGAKFVQLDLETDTTVTASGYAHEQDPEFYQKQREAMTDAVGAADVVITSAAVPGRPAPTLVTEAMLDGMAAGSVVVDLAAEGGGNCEPTRPGESVEYGDVTIIGRTNLPGAVPRTASQLFANNVANFLNHVLRNGALHVDTTDEIIDATLLVHEGAIRSSHRDSGIDTDPATKTDAEADDGGNDG; this is encoded by the coding sequence ATGAAAATTGGTGTCCCGGACGAGACGGCGATGGGCGAGACTCGCGTCGCGCTCGTCCCACCGGTCGCGCGAAAGCTGATCGGCAACGGCCTCGACGTGCTCGTAGCAGCGGGTGCCGGCAGGGCGAGCCGCTGGAGCGACGACGAGTACACGGCGGCCGGATGCGAGGTCCTCGAGGACCGTACGGCGGTGTTCGACCGGTCCGACGTCGTCCTCCAGGTCCGCGGTCTCGGCGCCCGCCTCGACGGCGGCGCGGACCCCTACCGGGACGGCCAGACCATCATCGGAATGCTCGGCCCCTACGCCGTCGACGACGCGACCCTCGACGCCCTCGCCGACCGCCGAATCACCGCGTTTGCGCTCGAACTCCTTCCCCGGACGGGCCGAGCACAGAGCATGGACGTCCTGACGTCGATGGCGAGCCTCGGCGGGTACAAGGCGGTCGTCACGGCGGCCGACGCGCTCCCGAAACTGTTTCCGATGCAGATGACCGCGGCCGGGACCGTTCAGCCCGCGAATGTTTTCGTCGTCGGCGCGGGCGTCGCCGGGCTGCAAGCCATCGCGACCGCGAAGCGACTCGGCGCGCGAGTGTGGGCCTACGATATCAGACCCGCCGTTAAGGAGGAGGTTGAGAGTCTCGGTGCGAAGTTCGTACAGCTCGATCTTGAGACAGACACGACTGTCACGGCGAGCGGCTATGCACACGAACAGGACCCTGAGTTCTATCAGAAGCAACGGGAAGCCATGACCGACGCTGTCGGCGCGGCGGACGTCGTGATCACCTCGGCGGCGGTCCCCGGCCGGCCCGCCCCGACGCTGGTGACCGAGGCGATGCTCGACGGGATGGCCGCCGGTTCCGTTGTCGTCGATCTCGCGGCCGAGGGCGGTGGCAACTGCGAACCGACGCGGCCCGGAGAGTCCGTTGAGTACGGCGATGTCACTATCATCGGTCGAACGAATCTACCCGGGGCTGTCCCACGGACGGCTAGTCAACTCTTCGCAAACAACGTCGCTAACTTTCTCAACCACGTTCTTCGGAACGGCGCTCTCCACGTCGACACTACCGACGAAATCATCGATGCCACACTCCTCGTTCACGAGGGCGCAATCCGTTCCTCGCACCGAGATAGCGGTATCGACACAGATCCGGCTACTAAAACGGATGCGGAAGCCGACGACGGAGGGAACGATGGTTAA
- a CDS encoding NAD(P) transhydrogenase subunit alpha, whose product MAFIENLTLFVLAGFVGYEIITKIPATLHTPLISGTNAISGITLIGSVVVAGSGHSTLATGLGFLAVVMATVNVVGGYLVSHRMLRSFRQRGD is encoded by the coding sequence ATGGCGTTCATCGAGAACCTGACGCTGTTCGTCCTTGCCGGGTTCGTCGGCTACGAGATCATCACGAAGATCCCGGCTACGCTCCACACGCCGCTCATCTCGGGCACGAACGCTATCTCCGGCATCACACTCATTGGGTCGGTCGTGGTCGCGGGGTCGGGCCACTCGACGCTCGCGACGGGTTTAGGCTTCCTCGCGGTCGTCATGGCGACTGTCAACGTCGTCGGCGGCTACTTGGTGAGTCACCGAATGCTCCGGAGCTTCCGACAGCGGGGGGACTGA